The window ATACTTCAAAGGGACGACCATGGTGGCGTAAGAAAGAACAGCACCTATCCAATGAGTGACCTTTTCGGGTTTCCATGTCATCCCCTTTTCGTTGTCAGGCGAGACCAAGAACTCAACCGCCCAGGAGTTCCTGGAGCTTTGAGGTGAATGCGTATACACAACGCTTAAATTCAACAACCCCACATTCTGGCCTAATTGGCTTTGCACACGATGTGTTGCCGTGCGCTGAGAACGGGGGATTACCGCCTTTTGATATTGAAACATGGCATAACGATACTGCTGTACTCTCGAACGAGGAAGCTGGGTTGATAACCGTCGGGTTCAACGAACAGGTTGCCGCTTCCCCGTTGGTTGAATACGGGGGCAGAGGGTTGATAGATTGGTACGACGCTGTCTCTTTTACGTATTATCAAATGTAATATGGAGGTACATCATGAGCAAACGAAACTGCTACATTGTAGTGATTATCCTAACCATTGCTATGATTTTATCTGGAGGTGTTTCCGTCATGTCTGCACCCGGTGGTGGCGGCGGTGGTGGTGGTGGCGGCGGTGGTAATGATGATGTGCCGGACTATGGTGATCAGGTTGTTCTCTACCGGGATCTTAATGGAGTTCCCATTAAAAATACAGAGGAAACTTGTATTGAATATAACAGTGATGGGGTCTGTATGACATATGGGGAAAGTTGGTGCCTCCAACCTATCGCTTCAGAGGATTGTGATGACTGTGAAGAGCCCGAGGAGGGCGTTTATCTCGTGCCCCTGGATCTCTACACCTGTACAGCGAAACCAGAGTATGAACATCTGCAGATGGAGGTTGAGTTTGGTCGGATTAACCTAATGCGCTCCCCGATTGATGTGCTGGAGGAGCAGTTGGAGGAGGCCCTGTATAGCCTGACCACGGCAGGCTGCCTCTTCAGGGATGCTGCAGGCAGGTTTGTGTACAGCACCCTGGTAAGCGATGGCGAGGTGACGAGTAATGACACTTCACCTGCACACAGCACAGGCAAGCTCGTGTACACCGATGCCACCCTGCTCAGCGATGGTGTGGTGGAGACTCATGCCATAGACTCACCTCTCCAGAATCTGGCAATATACTGGAAGATAATGAAAGACGGAAAGCTGGACGACAATATAGACATTGGCTCGACAGCTCAGGAGAAAGCCATGACGGCGGCGCGCGGCCTTGGCGCGTCCTCGGATAAAGAGGGCGAGCTCACCGTGGACATGCTCTGGTACATAAATCAAATTTTTGGTCTCACTGCAGATGGCGGTAGTGCTCTTTTTGAGAATGATTTTATCACGGTGCGGCAGGAAGTTAAGGGGGTAATGACAGAAGTTGACAAGTATTATTTAATGTTTGATTCCTTTTGGGAGGACGGTGGTACTTTTTCATATGACAGGGCGAATAACTTTACTTATCTACCTTCTCCTGCGTATATCCCTGCAGCAGCGCCCGAAGATGGTGTTTTCGAGTATCTCGCGCCAAACAGCACGGGGGGCCTTGATGTGGTTCAAGGGCAAATTCTGGGGGCAGTGCCTGAGCTAGTTGCTGATCCGGGTCTAGAAGCTAGCGGCATAAACGGCTTTGTCCAGGCCGCTGATGACACCCGCGCGACCATCGAGTTCGTCCACACCTGGGAGGTTCCTGAGACCATGGCGACACCGATGGTATGTGAGGTCGAGGCAGAAGACTGGTTTGATCTCAGTATCAGCGAATATTCCGGGCTGCAGGTTCCGAAACGCATGATCACACTTGCTGAGGATCGGGAGGTCATCGTAACGGTCCATAATGCCGGCCCGGCTGCGGCAAGCGGTTGTGTATCGGTGGTGGCGCTTGAAGTGGGTGAGGAGGAAGAATTTTACAATGAAAAGTACTGCTTTGGTGAAGCTGAAGAACTAGCGGCTCTTCCGGCTGGCTACAACTATACCTGGGCTGACTTTGTCCCAGCTGTGGAGGTTCCCTGTATCATCGAATGGAAAGCGACAATCATTGATACCGCAGGTATGGATGTGAATTCGTCAAACGATGAGGTAGAGGAAACAACAAAGGTCGTCTCCTCCGGCGGCGGTGGTGGCCATTAAGGTAAGAATACGAAGGAAAAGACAGGAGGACTCAATTCATTCGTTGGAGGTGAGAAATTGAACAAACAAAGGCCGGGAGATCTGCGATGATCTTCCGGCCTTTGCTATTGGTGATACGGGCTAAGGAGCGGTTGTTTAGGTCTCCTTGATGAGATCGATCAGTTCCTCAGAACTCATCTTGGCGCTAATGTCACTGCCTTCCAGTAAACTCCCTGCGAGATCGCGCTTTTCCTGATGGAGCCTGACGATTTTTTCCTCAATGGTATTTTTGCAGACCAGACGGTAAATGGTAACCGGTCGAGTCTGGCCGATTCTGTGAGCCCTGTCTGAGGCCTGGTCCTCGATCGCAGGGTTCCACCACGGATCCATATGTATAACGTAGTCCGCCGCAGTGAGGTTCAAGCCGAGTCCGCCAGCCTTGAGGCTGATCAGGAACACATCACCCTGGCCTGCCTGGAAGGCTTCAACCCGATCTTTTCGAAGCTTGGAGTTGGTGGCACCATCCAGGTACTGGTAGGAAATACCTTTTTCTTCGAGATACTCGCGAATAATCTTCAGGTGGCCGATGAACTGGCTGAATACCAGGACTTTGTGACGGCTTTCGATGAGTTCTTCAACAACAGAAGAGAACACCTTGAGCTTGGCGCTGGAGATCGTAGTGTCAGCATCAAGCAGGCGCGGATTACAGCAGGCCTGACGGAGCTTCATGATCTCCGTCAGGATCTGCAGGTGACGGCCTTTCTTTTCTTTGTTGTTTTCCAGAATATCGATGGCGTTCTGGCGCAGCGCCTCGTAAAAATGCGACTCTTCGGGGCTCATCTCCACGTTGAGAGTAACCTCGGTTCGTGATGGCAGCTCGTCGAGAACCTGCGATTTGATACGGCGCAGAATAAATGGGCGAATCAGTTTTTTGAGTTTCAGGCGTGCTTCCCGATCCTGGAACCGCTCGATGGGGATGGCAAAACGTTCATTAAAGCTATTGAGCGAGCCAAGCAGGCCGGGGTTGATAAAGTGGAACAGGTTCCACAATTCGCCCAGATGGTTTTCAATCGGGGTGCCGGTGGTGATGAGGCGGAACTTGGCCTGCAACGACATTGCAGCACGGCTGCGCTTGGTTGCAGCGTTTTTGATTGCCTGTGCTTCATCGAGAATGACTGTCTGCCACTGGACTTCTCTCAACAGATCCTCTTCCTGCTGAAGCAGGGTATAGGTGGTGATGAGCAGATCAAACGGGCCGAGCCCCTCGATAATCGATTTGCGGTCCTTGCCTGCCAGGGTTTTGATAGTGAGGGTTGGAGTAAATTTAACCACCTCACTCATCCAGTTGGTGGAAACCGAGGTGGGCGCTACGACGAGCGAAGGTCCCTTAGTGGCGTTTTTCAGGATGATAGCCAGGGACTGGATGGTTTTGCCCAGGCCCATATCGTCGGCAAGGCAGCCGCCCACACCCCATTCGGCCAGGCGCGCCAGCCATGCGAAACCCTCGAACTGGTAATCGCGAAGCTCCGCCTGCAATGTCGATGGCACCTTGGGCAGAAAATTCTGGGCGTCACGTATTCTATCAAGCTGTTGATTCCAGCCCTTGTCGGCGTGTGTATTCGCTCTTAGAGCGAGCTTTTCCAGAGGCATTGCAGCCAGTGGGTGGATGAGGATCTCATTTTCGTCATCATCGCTCATCCCTTCAGAGTAGATGTTCATCTCATCGAGGCGACGTATGAACTCCTGGGTAAGAGCGAGGAACTGGCCATCACCTAGCTCGATGAAACGACCGGATGAGTTTTTCATCTTGGTGAGCAGGTCTTTGAGGTCGATGACCGTATCCTGGTCAAGTTGCAGTTGACCGCTCATGGCGAACCAGTTGTGCCGATTGGTGCGGATCTTCAGGTTCAGGTTTTCCATGGAAGCCTGGTGGGTGATGTTCAGTTTTTCACCCTCGGGCCATTCGATTACTACCTTGTCACGGATAGCCTGAAGTTCGTGAAGAGCCTGGAGGCAGTCATCCGGGTCCTGTAAATGCCATTCCCTGTCGTTTTCCTGCTCGAGATCCATGGCTAAATCAAGGATGGGGCACAACTCTTCAATATCACGTGCCTTTTCTTCTTCAAGGGCGAGGTTTCTGCGAGTCTGAAGACGCTTGCCGTTTACCTCTGCCATGATATTTTCTACACCTTGTCCAGGCTTGAGGTAATGTCCTCCCTCGGTGAATGGCTTGACAAACATCTCGAGCCTGAAGCCGGTGCCGTAGGGCAGCAGGTGCATATAGATGGTTGAATCAGCCTCGACAAAGGTGATGTCATTACGCTCGTTGCTCAGCCGGTCTGTAGCTATGGCAGAGTGAACTGTCATAAAAGAGGAGATGTTCCCGATGGCGGTCAGCACATGTTCGCTGGCAGATTTGGGGACGGTAAGACCATCTTTGCCGGTAATCTGTGCGATCCGGCGATGATTGTCGCTGATCCTGATCACTTTGATCCGGGTGGGAGTCTCTTTGTACAGCGCAATATTATCTGCGGTGATGGGTTGGGCGAAACAGATATGCAAAAGGTCGCCGCGCTCTTCGACCAACAGTTCCGGTTCACCGGAGATCAGTTCAACCGGGGTGGTCGGCGAGTGGCCAAGAAAGAGCAGAGGGTGGCCGATCATTGCCAGCAGTGCTTTGTCTATATCAAAGTTGTAGTTGACCCCCTGGGTCTCTGCGTTCTGGATTTTTTTGATTGCGTTGCAGATCTTTCGGTCCTGTGGGGTGAGAAAGGTCAGCTTGCTGCTCTGGTAAAGCCGCGAGAGTGAAACAGGACGACCTTTGGACCAGTTCCCGGTCGGCAACAGTTTCTGTTCCCTTGGGCTGAGCTGGGCGGTGTTGCCATTTACGTCGATCAGCCAGATAAGACGGACTGTCTTCTGGGGCTCTTCCTTTGCGGTGGTGGTGGCATGGATAAGTGCCTCAAGACTTCTTTTCCATGGCTCCTCCGGCTCCAGGATGGAAAGCAGCGGGATGATGCCGAGTTCCTGCTCTATACGAGCGCGGGCCTCTTGGTATTCATCCGACGCGTGCAGGGTTTTGGCAAGTAATTCAGTGAAGATACTGGCAAAGAGCTGGTAACCGTTTTCTTTGGCCCTGGTGTAGGAGTCGACTATGAAGTTCTCAAGCTCCGGGTCTATGGCACTGTTGAGCCAATACTGACAGAGGCCGGCAAAGACGGCAGAGAGACTGGAGAGCTGGGTGACATCGTCGATAGCCGGTTCTTCATCGGGTGCAACCGCATTCAGATGCGAGCTCATCACAAAA of the Desulfosediminicola ganghwensis genome contains:
- a CDS encoding DEAD/DEAH box helicase, with the translated sequence MPTDTPPLEQLDKLPFFEQSLLQFLSIVYEPAHTTLLVNCLRKLDFKNPRGNRPTAANLNHYFSKFEQLGLLNAERQVIPELVEVLSKNAVKEGTFATYANAIRKEAPVSYYYGKWSTRCWRAVREMRIGIYTQDFDLIEEAAEFLSTQCSELVGDMPPTVQVATSPFDAEWIRSLPTSFQFYLFSSVLQHSQAHLKPATDIFNFLSDENEFKHLTDDEIIPFRRLLFNQLLFRGELAKAGELIDNSPDSFHGTGALGTVQFLLGADDNGIAAFDADKAFLQELTGSERVAFFGPTGLFYILALLKGAEKEAYSAIADQISNTLTLFQNSTETEAYEHLAFVMSSHLNAVAPDEEPAIDDVTQLSSLSAVFAGLCQYWLNSAIDPELENFIVDSYTRAKENGYQLFASIFTELLAKTLHASDEYQEARARIEQELGIIPLLSILEPEEPWKRSLEALIHATTTAKEEPQKTVRLIWLIDVNGNTAQLSPREQKLLPTGNWSKGRPVSLSRLYQSSKLTFLTPQDRKICNAIKKIQNAETQGVNYNFDIDKALLAMIGHPLLFLGHSPTTPVELISGEPELLVEERGDLLHICFAQPITADNIALYKETPTRIKVIRISDNHRRIAQITGKDGLTVPKSASEHVLTAIGNISSFMTVHSAIATDRLSNERNDITFVEADSTIYMHLLPYGTGFRLEMFVKPFTEGGHYLKPGQGVENIMAEVNGKRLQTRRNLALEEEKARDIEELCPILDLAMDLEQENDREWHLQDPDDCLQALHELQAIRDKVVIEWPEGEKLNITHQASMENLNLKIRTNRHNWFAMSGQLQLDQDTVIDLKDLLTKMKNSSGRFIELGDGQFLALTQEFIRRLDEMNIYSEGMSDDDENEILIHPLAAMPLEKLALRANTHADKGWNQQLDRIRDAQNFLPKVPSTLQAELRDYQFEGFAWLARLAEWGVGGCLADDMGLGKTIQSLAIILKNATKGPSLVVAPTSVSTNWMSEVVKFTPTLTIKTLAGKDRKSIIEGLGPFDLLITTYTLLQQEEDLLREVQWQTVILDEAQAIKNAATKRSRAAMSLQAKFRLITTGTPIENHLGELWNLFHFINPGLLGSLNSFNERFAIPIERFQDREARLKLKKLIRPFILRRIKSQVLDELPSRTEVTLNVEMSPEESHFYEALRQNAIDILENNKEKKGRHLQILTEIMKLRQACCNPRLLDADTTISSAKLKVFSSVVEELIESRHKVLVFSQFIGHLKIIREYLEEKGISYQYLDGATNSKLRKDRVEAFQAGQGDVFLISLKAGGLGLNLTAADYVIHMDPWWNPAIEDQASDRAHRIGQTRPVTIYRLVCKNTIEEKIVRLHQEKRDLAGSLLEGSDISAKMSSEELIDLIKET